In Camelina sativa cultivar DH55 chromosome 16, Cs, whole genome shotgun sequence, a single window of DNA contains:
- the LOC104751168 gene encoding mucin-1-like isoform X1, with protein MGLESKGRAWFGKIYNKLETLLVEVDSFTTQSTLCLKPSEEVAEQGRSSVSYNVKQHHDDRVASPRCESLFDPPSHQNFDMPGHVVVEIRVQEDIFQENLSASSFPDGENILSTSPLLEDDCDATLVDEKQLVPDEESQVLSDGETHSTSSLLEEYHDANLTSATTIGDEVTDEDSQVFPNGEALSTSPLLEGYHDANLTSATTVGDEETIVTLTPQKFSDQPKEAAEDSSSEASIMQQDHDPVDSPSCKTPSDQPKEAAEDSSSEASILQQDHDPVDSQSCKIPSDQPKQAAEDSSSEASAVQQDLELDSPSCKSPSDPPSHQNFDISEHVLVEERVQGDILHENLVQEDGFKENSPASSSLSDQEILSTSPLLEEYWNTSLTSASTIGDEESIITDDESQITNTLTTQNSSPGSSSVFPGGERVEEVRVKSSLPDGEMLSTSSLLEDYCDANLTSTTTLADEEPLITDDESRITNTFIPHKVSPGNPSVSPCGESVEEVGDVSFRDIVSTESQSTQSSMKSFGTVVKCNDDPVLPALGIFMDNDSSPNDPLATKIADGPVQDNVANMRSSNAGLLTRFLLLDVMNDKSDVAPMDINALYHIDFREDPSYVDNNAMRVKTISPLDTNALNSMQSREDPLYVDDSVLYAMHLRTKKLRSFKQRKILDALTSKRRREKEYEQLAIWFGDAEMGSDLSTEEDSKQVKAIDSKSSRLLESEDSQWELL; from the exons ATGGGACTAGAATCTAAAGGAAGAGCATGGTTTGGTAAAATCTACAACAAGTTGGAAACCTTACTTGTTGAGGTAGACTCTTTCACTACTCAG AGCACGCTTTGTTTGAAACCAAGTGAGGAAGTAGCAGAACAGGGCCGTTCTTCTGTATCTTATAATGTGAAGCAACACCATGATGATCGTGTTGCTTCACCTCGATGTGAGAGTCTTTTTGATCCACCGTCCCATCAGAACTTTGACATGCCAGGACATGTTGTGGTTGAGATACGAGTTCAAGAAGATATTTTTCAAGAGAATTTATCAGCCTCCTCGTTCCCTGATGGAGAAAATATACTCTCTACATCTCCGTTGCTCGAAGACGACTGTGATGCTACTCTTGTTGATGAAAAACAATTAGTTCCTGATGAAGAGTCTCAGGTCTTGTCTGATGGAGAAACACACTCTACATCTTCATTGCTTGAAGAGTATCATGATGCTAATCTGACATCAGCCACTACTATTGGTGATGAAGTTACCGATGAAGATTCTCAGGTCTTTCCTAATGGAGAAGCACTCTCTACATCTCCATTGCTTGAAGGGTATCATGATGCTAATCTGACATCAGCCACTACTGTTGGTGATGAAGAAACAATAGTCACATTGACACCTCAGAAATTTTCTGATCAACCAAAGGAAGCTGCAGAGGATAGTTCTTCCGAAGCTTCTATTATGCAGCAAGACCATGACCCTGTTGATTCACCGAGTTGTAAAACTCCTTCTGATCAACCAAAGGAAGCTGCAGAGGACAGTTCTTCCGAAGCTTCTATTTTGCAGCAAGACCATGACCCTGTTGATTCACAGAGTTGTAAAATTCCTTCTGATCAACCAAAGCAAGCTGCAGAGGACAGTTCTTCCGAAGCTTCTGCTGTGCAGCAAGACCTTGAACTCGATTCACCGAGTTGTAAAAGTCCTTCTGATCCACCTTCACATCAGAACTTTGACATTTCAGAACATGTTCTTGTTGAGGAACGAGTTCAAGGCGATATTTTGCATGAGAATTTAGTTCAAGAAGATGGTTTTAAGGAGAATTCACCGGCCTCCTCCTCCTTATCTGACCAAGAAATACTCTCTACATCTCCACTGCTTGAAGAGTATTGGAATACTTCTCTGACATCAGCCTCTACTATTGGTGATGAAGAATCAATAATTACTGATGATGAGTCTCAGATCACCAACACATTAACCACTCAAAACTCTTCTCCTGGAAGCTCTTCGGTTTTCCCAGGTGGGGAAAGAGTAGAAGAAGTTAGAGTTAAATCCTCCTTGCCAGATGGAGAAATGCTTTCTACATCTTCATTGCTTGAAGACTACTGTGATGCTAATTTGACATCAACCACTACTCTTGCTGATGAAGAACCATTAATTACCGATGATGAGTCTCGGATCACTAACACTTTCATCCCTCATAAAGTTTCTCCTGGAAACCCTTCGGTTTCTCCATGCGGGGAAAGTGTAGAAGAAGTTGGAGATGTATCGTTCAGAGATATTGTTTCCACAGAATCTCAATCTACTCAAAGTTCTATGAAAAGTTTTGGGACAGTAGTAAAGTGTAATGATGACCCTGTACTTCCTGCGCTTGGCATATTTATGGACAATGATTCAAGTCCGAATGATCCACTCGCCACCAAGATTGCAGATGGACCTGTTCAAGATAATGTGGCAAACATGAGATCCTCTAATGCGG GTCTCCTCACacgttttcttttgttagatGTGATGAATGACAAATCTGATGTTGCTCCAATGGATATCAATGCATTGTACCACATTGATTTTCGAGAAGACCCCTCGTATGTTGACAACAATGCAATGCGTGTTAAGACCATTTCTCCATTGGATACCAATGCATTAAACAGCATGCAATCTCGAGAAGACCCCTTGTATGTTGACGACAGTGTGCTTTATGCAATGCATCTTAGGACTAAGAAACTCAGATCCTTCAAG CAGAGAAAGATCTTGGATGCTTTAacttcaaaaagaagaagagagaaggaatATGAGCAACTTGCAATTTGGTTTGGAGATGCGGAGATGGGTTCTGATCTGTCCACAGAAGAAGACTCTAAACAAGTGAAAGCCATCGACTCCAAAAGCTCACGCCTACTTGAATCAGAAGATTCCCAGTGGGAGCTATTGTga
- the LOC104751168 gene encoding uncharacterized protein LOC104751168 isoform X3, producing the protein MGLESKGRAWFGKIYNKLETLLVEVDSFTTQSTLCLKPSEEVAEQGRSSVSYNVKQHHDDRVASPRCESLFDPPSHQNFDMPGHVVVEIRVQEDIFQENLSASSFPDGENILSTSPLLEDDCDATLVDEKQLVPDEESQVLSDGETHSTSSLLEEYHDANLTSATTIGDEVTDEDSQVFPNGEALSTSPLLEGYHDANLTSATTVGDEETIVTLTPQKFSDQPKEAAEDSSSEASIMQQDHDPVDSPSCKTPSDQPKEAAEDSSSEASILQQDHDPVDSQSCKIPSDQPKQAAEDSSSEASAVQQDLELDSPSCKSPSDPPSHQNFDISEHVLVEERVQGDILHENLVQEDGFKENSPASSSLSDQEILSTSPLLEEYWNTSLTSASTIGDEESIITDDESQITNTLTTQNSSPGSSSVFPGGERVEEVRVKSSLPDGEMLSTSSLLEDYCDANLTSTTTLADEEPLITDDESRITNTFIPHKVSPGNPSVSPCGESVEEVGDVSFRDIVSTESQSTQSSMKSFGTVVKCNDDPVLPALGIFMDNDSSPNDPLATKIADGPVQDNVANMRSSNADVMNDKSDVAPMDINALYHIDFREDPSYVDNNAMRVKTISPLDTNALNSMQSREDPLYVDDSVLYAMHLRTKKLRSFKQRKILDALTSKRRREKEYEQLAIWFGDAEMGSDLSTEEDSKQVKAIDSKSSRLLESEDSQWELL; encoded by the exons ATGGGACTAGAATCTAAAGGAAGAGCATGGTTTGGTAAAATCTACAACAAGTTGGAAACCTTACTTGTTGAGGTAGACTCTTTCACTACTCAG AGCACGCTTTGTTTGAAACCAAGTGAGGAAGTAGCAGAACAGGGCCGTTCTTCTGTATCTTATAATGTGAAGCAACACCATGATGATCGTGTTGCTTCACCTCGATGTGAGAGTCTTTTTGATCCACCGTCCCATCAGAACTTTGACATGCCAGGACATGTTGTGGTTGAGATACGAGTTCAAGAAGATATTTTTCAAGAGAATTTATCAGCCTCCTCGTTCCCTGATGGAGAAAATATACTCTCTACATCTCCGTTGCTCGAAGACGACTGTGATGCTACTCTTGTTGATGAAAAACAATTAGTTCCTGATGAAGAGTCTCAGGTCTTGTCTGATGGAGAAACACACTCTACATCTTCATTGCTTGAAGAGTATCATGATGCTAATCTGACATCAGCCACTACTATTGGTGATGAAGTTACCGATGAAGATTCTCAGGTCTTTCCTAATGGAGAAGCACTCTCTACATCTCCATTGCTTGAAGGGTATCATGATGCTAATCTGACATCAGCCACTACTGTTGGTGATGAAGAAACAATAGTCACATTGACACCTCAGAAATTTTCTGATCAACCAAAGGAAGCTGCAGAGGATAGTTCTTCCGAAGCTTCTATTATGCAGCAAGACCATGACCCTGTTGATTCACCGAGTTGTAAAACTCCTTCTGATCAACCAAAGGAAGCTGCAGAGGACAGTTCTTCCGAAGCTTCTATTTTGCAGCAAGACCATGACCCTGTTGATTCACAGAGTTGTAAAATTCCTTCTGATCAACCAAAGCAAGCTGCAGAGGACAGTTCTTCCGAAGCTTCTGCTGTGCAGCAAGACCTTGAACTCGATTCACCGAGTTGTAAAAGTCCTTCTGATCCACCTTCACATCAGAACTTTGACATTTCAGAACATGTTCTTGTTGAGGAACGAGTTCAAGGCGATATTTTGCATGAGAATTTAGTTCAAGAAGATGGTTTTAAGGAGAATTCACCGGCCTCCTCCTCCTTATCTGACCAAGAAATACTCTCTACATCTCCACTGCTTGAAGAGTATTGGAATACTTCTCTGACATCAGCCTCTACTATTGGTGATGAAGAATCAATAATTACTGATGATGAGTCTCAGATCACCAACACATTAACCACTCAAAACTCTTCTCCTGGAAGCTCTTCGGTTTTCCCAGGTGGGGAAAGAGTAGAAGAAGTTAGAGTTAAATCCTCCTTGCCAGATGGAGAAATGCTTTCTACATCTTCATTGCTTGAAGACTACTGTGATGCTAATTTGACATCAACCACTACTCTTGCTGATGAAGAACCATTAATTACCGATGATGAGTCTCGGATCACTAACACTTTCATCCCTCATAAAGTTTCTCCTGGAAACCCTTCGGTTTCTCCATGCGGGGAAAGTGTAGAAGAAGTTGGAGATGTATCGTTCAGAGATATTGTTTCCACAGAATCTCAATCTACTCAAAGTTCTATGAAAAGTTTTGGGACAGTAGTAAAGTGTAATGATGACCCTGTACTTCCTGCGCTTGGCATATTTATGGACAATGATTCAAGTCCGAATGATCCACTCGCCACCAAGATTGCAGATGGACCTGTTCAAGATAATGTGGCAAACATGAGATCCTCTAATGCGG atGTGATGAATGACAAATCTGATGTTGCTCCAATGGATATCAATGCATTGTACCACATTGATTTTCGAGAAGACCCCTCGTATGTTGACAACAATGCAATGCGTGTTAAGACCATTTCTCCATTGGATACCAATGCATTAAACAGCATGCAATCTCGAGAAGACCCCTTGTATGTTGACGACAGTGTGCTTTATGCAATGCATCTTAGGACTAAGAAACTCAGATCCTTCAAG CAGAGAAAGATCTTGGATGCTTTAacttcaaaaagaagaagagagaaggaatATGAGCAACTTGCAATTTGGTTTGGAGATGCGGAGATGGGTTCTGATCTGTCCACAGAAGAAGACTCTAAACAAGTGAAAGCCATCGACTCCAAAAGCTCACGCCTACTTGAATCAGAAGATTCCCAGTGGGAGCTATTGTga
- the LOC104751168 gene encoding mucin-1-like isoform X2 has translation MGLESKGRAWFGKIYNKLETLLVEVDSFTTQSTLCLKPSEEVAEQGRSSVSYNVKQHHDDRVASPRCESLFDPPSHQNFDMPGHVVVEIRVQEDIFQENLSASSFPDGENILSTSPLLEDDCDATLVDEKQLVPDEESQVLSDGETHSTSSLLEEYHDANLTSATTIGDEVTDEDSQVFPNGEALSTSPLLEGYHDANLTSATTVGDEETIVTLTPQKFSDQPKEAAEDSSSEASIMQQDHDPVDSPSCKTPSDQPKEAAEDSSSEASILQQDHDPVDSQSCKIPSDQPKQAAEDSSSEASAVQQDLELDSPSCKSPSDPPSHQNFDISEHVLVEERVQGDILHENLVQEDGFKENSPASSSLSDQEILSTSPLLEEYWNTSLTSASTIGDEESIITDDESQITNTLTTQNSSPGSSSVFPGGERVEEVRVKSSLPDGEMLSTSSLLEDYCDANLTSTTTLADEEPLITDDESRITNTFIPHKVSPGNPSVSPCGESVEEVGDVSFRDIVSTESQSTQSSMKSFGTVVKCNDDPVLPALGIFMDNDSSPNDPLATKIADGPVQDNVANMRSSNAGLLTRFLLLDVMNDKSDVAPMDINALYHIDFREDPSYVDNNAMRVKTISPLDTNALNSMQSREDPLYVDDSVLYAMHLRTKKLRSFKRKILDALTSKRRREKEYEQLAIWFGDAEMGSDLSTEEDSKQVKAIDSKSSRLLESEDSQWELL, from the exons ATGGGACTAGAATCTAAAGGAAGAGCATGGTTTGGTAAAATCTACAACAAGTTGGAAACCTTACTTGTTGAGGTAGACTCTTTCACTACTCAG AGCACGCTTTGTTTGAAACCAAGTGAGGAAGTAGCAGAACAGGGCCGTTCTTCTGTATCTTATAATGTGAAGCAACACCATGATGATCGTGTTGCTTCACCTCGATGTGAGAGTCTTTTTGATCCACCGTCCCATCAGAACTTTGACATGCCAGGACATGTTGTGGTTGAGATACGAGTTCAAGAAGATATTTTTCAAGAGAATTTATCAGCCTCCTCGTTCCCTGATGGAGAAAATATACTCTCTACATCTCCGTTGCTCGAAGACGACTGTGATGCTACTCTTGTTGATGAAAAACAATTAGTTCCTGATGAAGAGTCTCAGGTCTTGTCTGATGGAGAAACACACTCTACATCTTCATTGCTTGAAGAGTATCATGATGCTAATCTGACATCAGCCACTACTATTGGTGATGAAGTTACCGATGAAGATTCTCAGGTCTTTCCTAATGGAGAAGCACTCTCTACATCTCCATTGCTTGAAGGGTATCATGATGCTAATCTGACATCAGCCACTACTGTTGGTGATGAAGAAACAATAGTCACATTGACACCTCAGAAATTTTCTGATCAACCAAAGGAAGCTGCAGAGGATAGTTCTTCCGAAGCTTCTATTATGCAGCAAGACCATGACCCTGTTGATTCACCGAGTTGTAAAACTCCTTCTGATCAACCAAAGGAAGCTGCAGAGGACAGTTCTTCCGAAGCTTCTATTTTGCAGCAAGACCATGACCCTGTTGATTCACAGAGTTGTAAAATTCCTTCTGATCAACCAAAGCAAGCTGCAGAGGACAGTTCTTCCGAAGCTTCTGCTGTGCAGCAAGACCTTGAACTCGATTCACCGAGTTGTAAAAGTCCTTCTGATCCACCTTCACATCAGAACTTTGACATTTCAGAACATGTTCTTGTTGAGGAACGAGTTCAAGGCGATATTTTGCATGAGAATTTAGTTCAAGAAGATGGTTTTAAGGAGAATTCACCGGCCTCCTCCTCCTTATCTGACCAAGAAATACTCTCTACATCTCCACTGCTTGAAGAGTATTGGAATACTTCTCTGACATCAGCCTCTACTATTGGTGATGAAGAATCAATAATTACTGATGATGAGTCTCAGATCACCAACACATTAACCACTCAAAACTCTTCTCCTGGAAGCTCTTCGGTTTTCCCAGGTGGGGAAAGAGTAGAAGAAGTTAGAGTTAAATCCTCCTTGCCAGATGGAGAAATGCTTTCTACATCTTCATTGCTTGAAGACTACTGTGATGCTAATTTGACATCAACCACTACTCTTGCTGATGAAGAACCATTAATTACCGATGATGAGTCTCGGATCACTAACACTTTCATCCCTCATAAAGTTTCTCCTGGAAACCCTTCGGTTTCTCCATGCGGGGAAAGTGTAGAAGAAGTTGGAGATGTATCGTTCAGAGATATTGTTTCCACAGAATCTCAATCTACTCAAAGTTCTATGAAAAGTTTTGGGACAGTAGTAAAGTGTAATGATGACCCTGTACTTCCTGCGCTTGGCATATTTATGGACAATGATTCAAGTCCGAATGATCCACTCGCCACCAAGATTGCAGATGGACCTGTTCAAGATAATGTGGCAAACATGAGATCCTCTAATGCGG GTCTCCTCACacgttttcttttgttagatGTGATGAATGACAAATCTGATGTTGCTCCAATGGATATCAATGCATTGTACCACATTGATTTTCGAGAAGACCCCTCGTATGTTGACAACAATGCAATGCGTGTTAAGACCATTTCTCCATTGGATACCAATGCATTAAACAGCATGCAATCTCGAGAAGACCCCTTGTATGTTGACGACAGTGTGCTTTATGCAATGCATCTTAGGACTAAGAAACTCAGATCCTTCAAG AGAAAGATCTTGGATGCTTTAacttcaaaaagaagaagagagaaggaatATGAGCAACTTGCAATTTGGTTTGGAGATGCGGAGATGGGTTCTGATCTGTCCACAGAAGAAGACTCTAAACAAGTGAAAGCCATCGACTCCAAAAGCTCACGCCTACTTGAATCAGAAGATTCCCAGTGGGAGCTATTGTga
- the LOC104751168 gene encoding uncharacterized protein LOC104751168 isoform X4, with translation MGLESKGRAWFGKIYNKLETLLVEVDSFTTQSTLCLKPSEEVAEQGRSSVSYNVKQHHDDRVASPRCESLFDPPSHQNFDMPGHVVVEIRVQEDIFQENLSASSFPDGENILSTSPLLEDDCDATLVDEKQLVPDEESQVLSDGETHSTSSLLEEYHDANLTSATTIGDEVTDEDSQVFPNGEALSTSPLLEGYHDANLTSATTVGDEETIVTLTPQKFSDQPKEAAEDSSSEASIMQQDHDPVDSPSCKTPSDQPKEAAEDSSSEASILQQDHDPVDSQSCKIPSDQPKQAAEDSSSEASAVQQDLELDSPSCKSPSDPPSHQNFDISEHVLVEERVQGDILHENLVQEDGFKENSPASSSLSDQEILSTSPLLEEYWNTSLTSASTIGDEESIITDDESQITNTLTTQNSSPGSSSVFPGGERVEEVRVKSSLPDGEMLSTSSLLEDYCDANLTSTTTLADEEPLITDDESRITNTFIPHKVSPGNPSVSPCGESVEEVGDVSFRDIVSTESQSTQSSMKSFGTVVKCNDDPVLPALGIFMDNDSSPNDPLATKIADGPVQDNVANMRSSNADVMNDKSDVAPMDINALYHIDFREDPSYVDNNAMRVKTISPLDTNALNSMQSREDPLYVDDSVLYAMHLRTKKLRSFKRKILDALTSKRRREKEYEQLAIWFGDAEMGSDLSTEEDSKQVKAIDSKSSRLLESEDSQWELL, from the exons ATGGGACTAGAATCTAAAGGAAGAGCATGGTTTGGTAAAATCTACAACAAGTTGGAAACCTTACTTGTTGAGGTAGACTCTTTCACTACTCAG AGCACGCTTTGTTTGAAACCAAGTGAGGAAGTAGCAGAACAGGGCCGTTCTTCTGTATCTTATAATGTGAAGCAACACCATGATGATCGTGTTGCTTCACCTCGATGTGAGAGTCTTTTTGATCCACCGTCCCATCAGAACTTTGACATGCCAGGACATGTTGTGGTTGAGATACGAGTTCAAGAAGATATTTTTCAAGAGAATTTATCAGCCTCCTCGTTCCCTGATGGAGAAAATATACTCTCTACATCTCCGTTGCTCGAAGACGACTGTGATGCTACTCTTGTTGATGAAAAACAATTAGTTCCTGATGAAGAGTCTCAGGTCTTGTCTGATGGAGAAACACACTCTACATCTTCATTGCTTGAAGAGTATCATGATGCTAATCTGACATCAGCCACTACTATTGGTGATGAAGTTACCGATGAAGATTCTCAGGTCTTTCCTAATGGAGAAGCACTCTCTACATCTCCATTGCTTGAAGGGTATCATGATGCTAATCTGACATCAGCCACTACTGTTGGTGATGAAGAAACAATAGTCACATTGACACCTCAGAAATTTTCTGATCAACCAAAGGAAGCTGCAGAGGATAGTTCTTCCGAAGCTTCTATTATGCAGCAAGACCATGACCCTGTTGATTCACCGAGTTGTAAAACTCCTTCTGATCAACCAAAGGAAGCTGCAGAGGACAGTTCTTCCGAAGCTTCTATTTTGCAGCAAGACCATGACCCTGTTGATTCACAGAGTTGTAAAATTCCTTCTGATCAACCAAAGCAAGCTGCAGAGGACAGTTCTTCCGAAGCTTCTGCTGTGCAGCAAGACCTTGAACTCGATTCACCGAGTTGTAAAAGTCCTTCTGATCCACCTTCACATCAGAACTTTGACATTTCAGAACATGTTCTTGTTGAGGAACGAGTTCAAGGCGATATTTTGCATGAGAATTTAGTTCAAGAAGATGGTTTTAAGGAGAATTCACCGGCCTCCTCCTCCTTATCTGACCAAGAAATACTCTCTACATCTCCACTGCTTGAAGAGTATTGGAATACTTCTCTGACATCAGCCTCTACTATTGGTGATGAAGAATCAATAATTACTGATGATGAGTCTCAGATCACCAACACATTAACCACTCAAAACTCTTCTCCTGGAAGCTCTTCGGTTTTCCCAGGTGGGGAAAGAGTAGAAGAAGTTAGAGTTAAATCCTCCTTGCCAGATGGAGAAATGCTTTCTACATCTTCATTGCTTGAAGACTACTGTGATGCTAATTTGACATCAACCACTACTCTTGCTGATGAAGAACCATTAATTACCGATGATGAGTCTCGGATCACTAACACTTTCATCCCTCATAAAGTTTCTCCTGGAAACCCTTCGGTTTCTCCATGCGGGGAAAGTGTAGAAGAAGTTGGAGATGTATCGTTCAGAGATATTGTTTCCACAGAATCTCAATCTACTCAAAGTTCTATGAAAAGTTTTGGGACAGTAGTAAAGTGTAATGATGACCCTGTACTTCCTGCGCTTGGCATATTTATGGACAATGATTCAAGTCCGAATGATCCACTCGCCACCAAGATTGCAGATGGACCTGTTCAAGATAATGTGGCAAACATGAGATCCTCTAATGCGG atGTGATGAATGACAAATCTGATGTTGCTCCAATGGATATCAATGCATTGTACCACATTGATTTTCGAGAAGACCCCTCGTATGTTGACAACAATGCAATGCGTGTTAAGACCATTTCTCCATTGGATACCAATGCATTAAACAGCATGCAATCTCGAGAAGACCCCTTGTATGTTGACGACAGTGTGCTTTATGCAATGCATCTTAGGACTAAGAAACTCAGATCCTTCAAG AGAAAGATCTTGGATGCTTTAacttcaaaaagaagaagagagaaggaatATGAGCAACTTGCAATTTGGTTTGGAGATGCGGAGATGGGTTCTGATCTGTCCACAGAAGAAGACTCTAAACAAGTGAAAGCCATCGACTCCAAAAGCTCACGCCTACTTGAATCAGAAGATTCCCAGTGGGAGCTATTGTga
- the LOC104751166 gene encoding protein trichome birefringence-like 31, translated as MSIQTSTDSRIIQSIFQVVLVSLLVLGSVRWILDELKSNESRIFQLYGFRQREAVFVTKEDQLDESCNVFEGQWVWDNVSYPLYKEKSCPYLVKQTTCQRNGRPDSYYQNWRWKPNSCDLPRFDALKLLDVLRNQRLMFIGDSVQRSTFESMVCMVQSVIPDNKKSFHRIPPMKIFKAEEYNVSIEYYWAPFIVESISDHATNHTVHKRLVNLDAIEKHSKSWEGVDVLIFESYVWWMHQPKINATFGDTSEVREYNVTTAYKMALETWAKWFKTKINPEKQRGFFMSMSPTHLWSWEWNPGSDGTCYDELYPIHKPSYWGTGSNQEIMKIVGDVLSRVGDNVTFLNITKLSEYRKDGHTTVYGERRGKLLTKEQRADPKNYGDCIHWCLPGVPDTWNEILYAYLLRSHRNSF; from the exons ATGTCGATACAAACTTCAACAGATTCACGGATTATTCAATCCATCTTCCAAGTTGTGCTTGTTAGTCTTCTAGTTCTAGGATCCGTGAGGTGGATCCTTGATGAACTCAAGAGTAACGAAAGTCGAATATTCCAACTCTATGGTTTCAGACAAAGAGAGGCAGTGTTCGTCACCAAAGAGGATCAGCTTGATGAGAGCTGCAATGTCTTTGAAGGACAATGGGTTTGGGACAATGTCTCTTATCCTCTTTATAAAGAGAAGAGCTGTCCTTATTTAGTCAAACAAACAACATGTCAACGAAACGGACGGCCTGATTCTTACTACCAAAACTGGAGATGGAAACCAAACTCATGCGACTTGCCaag GTTCGATGCTTTGAAACTATTGGACGTGTTGAGAAACCAAAGACTGATGTTCATAGGAGACTCGGTGCAAAGAAGCACTTTCGAGTCAATGGTCTGTATGGTACAATCAGTTATCCCTGACAACAAGAAGTCCTTTCACAGGATTCCTCCTATGAAGATCTTTAAAGCTGAG GAATACAATGTATCCATCGAGTACTACTGGGCACCCTTCATCGTGGAATCAATTTCAGATCATGCAACTAATCATACAGTACACAAAAGGTTGGTAAACCTCGATGCCATTGAAAAACATAGCAAGAGCTGGGAAGGCGTTGATGTTCTAATCTTTGAGAGCTATGTATGGTGGATGCATCAACCTAAGATCAATGCAAC GTTTGGAGATACCAGTGAAGTCCGAGAGTACAATGTGACGACTGCTTATAAAATGGCGTTAGAAACATGGGCCAAGTGGTTTAAGACGAAGATCAATCCAGAGAAGCAAAGAGGTTTCTTCATGAGTATGTCTCCTACTCATCTATG GAGCTGGGAGTGGAATCCAGGGAGCGATGGAACCTGTTATGATGAGTTATATCCAATACACAAACCATCATATTGGGGAACAGGATCAAATCAAGAAATCATGAAGATAGTTGGTGATGTTCTAAGCAGAGTTGGAGACAATGTCACGTTCCTGAACATTACAAAACTCTCAGAATATAGGAAAGATGGACATACAACTGTGTATGGAGAACGAAGAGGGAAGCTCTTGACTAAGGAACAGAGAGCTGATCCTAAAAACTATGGAGATTGCATCCACTGGTGTTTGCCAGGAGTTCCTGATACATGGAATGAGATTCTCTATGCATATTTGCTACGCAGTCACCGCAACTCCTTCTGA